In one Zonotrichia albicollis isolate bZonAlb1 chromosome 14, bZonAlb1.hap1, whole genome shotgun sequence genomic region, the following are encoded:
- the LOC141730897 gene encoding threonylcarbamoyl-AMP synthase-like translates to MELLTVCFLLFTLEKLPLPFEIVVLSIISVICFYGAMASLTNCMFGKDLLMMGPPLLTVQSSRKDREDPLPCVCPKSHLTSGLRTIAELLNTGAVCGVPTDTVYALAASCKHPQAIEKVYRIKDRPQEKPICIFISNLEQLRAAAPPISPLLWEFMESVYPGGIGCIIQKGEWLKKLGVGAGYSRVGTQDSIMIRVPDLTVLVHLIDMTGPLAITSANPSGEVDSTHHDMVISRLGHKLEGVLCDGESDEVVASTVVNCTKIDESGITVVREGCIPAGKVMQIFERVKNRVV, encoded by the exons TTGTGGTGCTGAGCATCATCAGTGTCATCTGCTTCTACGGAGCCATGGCCTCTCTCACCAACTGCATGTTCGGGAAGGACCTCCTGATGATGGGACCTCCTCTGCTCACA GTCCAGAGCTCCAGGAAGGACAGGGAGGATCCCCTGCCCTGTGTCTGCCCCAAGTCCCACCTCACGAGTGGCCTGAGGACCATCGCGGAGCTGCTGAACACGGGGGCCGTGTGCGGGGTCCCCACAGACACCGTGTacgccctggcagcctcctgCAAGCACCCTCAGGCCATCGAGAAGGTCTACAGGATCAAG GACAGGCCTCAAGAGAAGCCCATCTGCATCTTTATTTCCAACCTGGAGCAGCTGCGAGCAGCTGCCCCGCCCATCAGCcccctgctctgggaattcaTGGAAAGCGTTTATCCTGGTGGCATTGGCTGCATTATCCAGAAGGGAGAGTGGCTGAAGAAGTTGG GGGTCGGAGCAGGATACAGCAGGGTGGGAACCCAGGACAGCATCATGATCCGAGTGCCTGACCTGACGGTGCTGGTGCACCTCATCGACATGACCGGGCCCTTGGCCATCACCTCGGCCAACCCCAGCGGGGAGGTGGACAGCACCCACCACGACATGGTCATCTC GCGCCTTGGCCATAAGCTGGAGGGTGTTCTGTGTGATGGAGAGTCTGACGAGGTGGTGGCGTCCACTGTGGTCAACTGCACCAAGATTGATGAAA GTGGCATCACCGTCGTGCGGGAAGGCTGCATCCCAGCTGGCAAAGTGATGCAGATCTTTGAAAGGGTGAAGAACAGAGTGGTCTGA